A window of Panicum virgatum strain AP13 chromosome 8K, P.virgatum_v5, whole genome shotgun sequence contains these coding sequences:
- the LOC120645595 gene encoding uncharacterized protein LOC120645595, whose protein sequence is MQDFYRCGEGYEARANELAHQACYKLVKDMHYEARVQAVVVYYAEFEKRSVKKPAARDICLMRDQYLRVPPNWCANKAECWSMMVDKWISEDWARQHALCWERRLMMPGPAHHQGSLSLGEYKNTWSESHPGQSCNNFTAYAMSHMGRATSDVAYNPAAPPEAYTNPSIHVRINAYTEVGRALHGETWDPTTAPLSGEAIMRAGQGKKHGRYLIANSLVNTASTPSLSQLRASTTDSTPPIRPRLETLVASVHQRQVSLDLVVVL, encoded by the exons atgcaggatttctacaggtgcgGGGAAGGCTATGAGGCCCGGGCGAACGAGCTGGCTCACCAGGCTTGCTACAAGCtggtgaaggacatgcactacgaggcgCGTGTCCAGGCCGTCGTTGTGTACTACGCCGAGTTCGAGAAGAGGAGTGTCAAGAAACCAGCCGCAAGGGACATCTGCCTCATGCGAGACCAGTACTTAAGG GTGCCTCCGAACTGGTGCGCAAACAAGGCCGAGTGCTGGTCTATGATGGTGGACAAGTGGATCAGCGAGGATTGGGCCCGCCAGCACGCCTTATGCTGGGAGCGCCGCTTGATGATGCCGGGTCCGGCACATCATCAAGGGAGCCTTAGCCTCGGCGAGTACAAGAATACTTGG TCGGAGTCTCATCCAGGCCAGTCTTGCAACAACTTCACGGCGTACGCCATGTCTCACATGGGCAGGGCGACGTCGGACGTGGCCTACAACCCGGCGGCTCCACCAGAGGCCTACACAAACCCAAGCATCCACGTGCGCATCAATGCGTACACGGAGGTGGGAAGGGCGCTCCACGGGGAGACTTGGGATCCGACCACTGCGCCACTCTccggagaagccatcatgagggcgggacaagggaagaagcaCGGGCGGTACTTGATCGCCAACAGCTTGGTCAACACGGCGAGTACGCCCAGTCTCTCGCAGCTTAGGGCAAGTACCACCGACTCGACCCCGCCCATTCGCCCACGGCTTGAGACTTTAGTGGCCAGCGTGCACCAGAGACAGGTTAGTTTAGATTTAGTTGTCGTTCTATGA